The sequence below is a genomic window from Perca fluviatilis chromosome 13, GENO_Pfluv_1.0, whole genome shotgun sequence.
gacagacagacagacagacaggcacacacacatatgcacgcacatacgcacgcacacacaggcacacatacacacacgcgcgcacacagacagacagacagacacacacacaggcacacatacatacgcacgcacagacaggcacacatacacacgcgcgcacacgcacacacacacacacacctacacagacagacacacacgcatacacacgcacacacacatacgcacacacagacagacacaggcacacacctacacacacacaggcacaatcacgcatacatgcacacagacagacagacacatgtacacacacaaaggcacacacacacacacagaaacgcacacacatacacgcacgcacacacgcattcAGACAGTCATGCACGcacgcagagagagacacacacacacacccacaaagacacacacacccacaaagacacacacgtcTCATCTAATCAGCTGCTGAGTCTTTATTGTAAACgaatattcacattttatttaatttttttaaatgtgtttgttgtaataatttacattcagtttattttaattactttaattaATTTGTAATAATGTGTATTCAtgacgatgtgtgtgtgtgtttgtgtgtgtttgtgtgtgtttgttgtgcaggtgagtgtgtgttgtctgttacACCCAGAGAGAAGGCCAACGGGATGGAGCTCAACTTccaacaggtacacacacacacacagacagacacacacacacacacacacacagacagacacacacacacacacacacacacacacacacacacacacacacacacacacacacacaccttttcccattgcagatttagtaccagGAAACCTGAAATGTGTTTTACCTGCAGATTCAAACTTCAGCATaaaactgactgtgtgtgtgtctctctctgttgtgtTGGTgcttgttattgtgtgtgtgtgtgtgtctctctctgggtgtgtgtgtgtgtgtggtctgtctttctgggtgtgtgtgtgtgtgcctctgtgtgtgtgtgtgtctgtctggtgtctctgggtgtgttgtgtgtctctgtgtgtgtgtgtgtgtgtgtgtgtgtggttgtctctctgtctgtgtgcgtgtctgtctctctctgtgtgtgtgtgtgttgttgtgctttctctttgtgttcttgtgtgtgtctctgtgtgtgtctgtgtgtgtgttgttgtgtgtctctctgggtgtgtgtgtgtctctgtgtgtgtgtgtgtctctctgggtgtgtgtgtgtgccctctgtgtgtgtctctctctctgggtgtgttgtgtgtcttctctctgggtgtgtgtgtgttctctgtgtgatgtgtctctgtctgtgtgtgtgtgtgtgtgtgtgtggtgtgtgtgtgtgtctctgtgtgtgtctctgtgtgtgtgtgtgtgtctctctctctcgtgtatgtgtctctctgtgtgtgtgtgtgtgtgtctctctctctgggtgtgtgtgtgtctctctctctgtgtgtgtgtctctctgtctctgtgtgtgtgtgtgtctctctctctctctctctctctctctctctctgtgtatgtgtctctgtgtgtgtgtgtgtgtctgtctctctgggtgttgtgtgtgtgtctctctctgttgtatgtctctctgtctgtgtgtgtgtgtgtgtgtgtgtgtgtgtgtgtctctctgtgtgtgtgtgtgtgtgtgtgtgtgtgtgtgtgtttttgtgtctctctctctgggtgtgtgtgtgtgtctctctctctgtgtatgggtgtgtgtgtgtgtgtctgtgtatgtgtctctctgtgtgtttgtgtgtgtgtctctctctctctgtgtatgtgtttctctctgtgtctgtgtgtgtgtgtgtctctctctctctctgtgtctgtgtctgtgtgtgtgtgtgtgtgtgtatgtgtctctctgtgtgtttgtgtgtgtgtctctctctgtgtatgtgtgtgtgtgtgtgtgtgtatgtgtctctctctgtgtctgtgtttgtgtgtctctctctctctgtgtatgtgtctctctgtgtgtgtgtgtgtgtctatctgtgtgtgtgtgtgtgtgtgtgtgtgtctctctctctctctgtgtatgtgtctctctgtgtgtgtgtgtctctctctctctctctgtctgtgtatgtgtctctctgggtgtgtgtgtctctctctctctgtctgtgtgtgtttgtgtctctctctctctctgtgtatgtgtctctctgggtgtgtgtgtctctcggtgtgtgtgtgtgtgtgtgtgtgtgtgtgtgtgtgtgtgtgtgtgtgtgtgtgtgtgtgtgtgtgtgtgtgtgtgtgtgtgtgtgtgtgtgtgtgtgtgtgtgtgtgtgtgtgtgtgtgtgtgtgtgtgtgtgtgtgtgtgtgtgtgtgtatcagaacATGAGTGATGCCATGGCCGTGCTCCCTAAGCTGTCCACAGGTCTGGACGTCAACGTTCGTTTCACCGGAGTGACCGACTTCGAGTACACGCCGGAGTGCATCGCGTTCGACCTGCTGGACATCCCGCTGTACCACGGCTGGCTGGTCGAcccacaggtgtgtgtgtgtgtgtgtgtgtaactgtctgTGTTAAAGGATCAGATATATATCAACAAACCGACAGCGAGTTTTAGCTtcagtagcagaactaatccatattaacacgtcttacacatatcacatgaccatgcacacacactgggcatgtgtgtctcggtgtaaacaggaaggaATGTTTTCTCCGCCACTGTTCTCCATGCATCAAAAAACTTCCTAAAAAGCCACAAGAACATTGAGAAAAGCGACTAAAAAAAtacatcaccaaactccaccagactccatgtaaataatcaggacttttagcgtgtatagagccagcatatctccaccagactccatgtaaataatcaggacttttagcgtgtatagagccagcatatctccaccagactccatgtaaataatcaggacttttagcgtgtatagagccagcatatctccaccagactccatgtaaataatcaggacttttagtgtgtatagagccagcatatctccaccagactccatgtaaataatcaggacttttagtgtgtatagagccagcatatctccaccagactccatgtaaataatcaggacttttagcgtgtatagagccagcatatctccaccagactccatgtaaataatcaggacttttagtgtgtatagagccagcatatctccaccagactccatgtaaataatcaggacttttagtgtgtatagagccagcatatctccaccagactccatgtaaataatcagaacttttagtgtgtatagagccagcatatctccaccagactccatgtaaataatcaggacttttagtgtgtatagagccagcatatctccaccagactccatgtaaataatcaggacttttagcgtgtatagagccagcatatctccacatgtaaatgggtgaattaagggtttatttcaaccaaaccagagtggtgattgttgtaacagtggaaagatgaaccaagacggcttttggtagttttatttagtttttgtccactttgaataaagtgtgttttacgatgataaaagtcctgattatttgatttcggggctgtttcatgttaaactaaaaggatcttactctttaactaaaaggtctatctctgtagggatccatcccataatgttgtcagacacttagaataataatctgagtctgtcagaacGTTTAGTGGGCGCTGAAAGGGTCCAGATTGAAACCTAGCGAAGGTCCCCTTTAATATCTGGTGTTTTCAGAGTCCAGAGGTGGTGGCTTCTGTGGGGAAACTGAGCTACAACCAGCTGGTGGAGAAAATCATCGACTACAAACACTCAGCAGACAGCAGCCGAGTCAgtgaaggtaacacacacacacacacacacacacagagacacacacagacacacacacacacacacacacacacacacacagacagacagacgcgcAAACACACATGAATATCTATATACTTTAtttcaactgtgtgtgtgtgtgtgtgtgtgtgtgtgtgtgtgtgtgtgtgtgtgtgtgcgtgtgtgtgtgtgtgtgtgtgtgtgtgtgtgtgtgtgtgtgtgtctgcaggtctGGTAGCAGAGCAGTTCCTAGAGTCCACAGCGACCCAGCTCTCCTATCACGGTCTGTGTGAACTCAACACGACGGCCAAGGAGGGAGAGATCTCTGTGTTCTTCAGAAACAACCACTTCAGTACCATGATCAAACACAaggtggagacacacacacacacacacacacacacaaagacacacacagagacacacagacacacacagagatatatatatatacacacacagacacacacatattttaaatttactttgttttatttttaatcatttcgatttttttgtaatttatttcaagtgcgtttttaaataatttaatttcttttttcttttttttgttaataaattTTTATCCTGTCTCTCAGGGTCTACCTGAtcctgttgttaataaagttttatcCTCTCTCTCAGGCTCCCCTGTacctgttgttaataaagtttttatcctgtctctcagggccacctgatcctgttgttaataaagttttatcCTGTCTCCTAGGGCCACCTGTacctgttgttaataaagtcctgttgttaataaagttgtgtgtgttcCAGGGCCACCTGTACCTGCTGGTGACCGACCAGGGCTTCCTGCAGGAGGACAGTCTGGTCTGGGAGTCTCTTCACAACGTCGAGGGAGACGGGAACTTCTGCGACTCCGACTTCAGGCTGTGTCATCCTCCAAGAGAGCGCCGCCCGCGCATGGCATGGCCAGCGCCAGGACCAGCAGAGACAGATCGACCAGGTGAGACAGATCGACCAGGTGAGACAGGTCGACCAGGTGAGGggaagggggggaggggttCGTGAGACACGGACTAATTAATGGAAACACGTTGCATTTATTGGACTTAAAAAATACGGTTAAAAGTGTGGACCctacacaccagactccatgtaaataatcaggacttttagtgtgtatagagccagcatatctccaccagactccatgtaaataatcaggacttttagggtgtatagagtcagcatatctccaccagactccatgtaaataatcaggacttttagcgtgtatagagccagcatatctccaccagactccatgtaaataatcaggacttttagcgtgtatagagtcagcatatctccacatgtaaatgggtgaattaagggtttatttcaaccaaaccagagtggtgattgttggaacagtggaaagatgaaccaagacggcttttggtagttttatttagtttctgtccacttagaatgaagtgtgttttacacacacaaacacagacagatgcacgcacacacagacacacacagacacacacacacagacagacacacacacagacagacagacacacacagacagacagacacacacagacagacagacacacacagacagagacacacagttcAGTTCCGACCTGCAGTCCTTAGctgtatgtcattcccccctctctctcccactttcatGTCCATGCtttcctttcaaaataaaagcctaaaaatgacatgaatcttaaaataaagaaatgaagatTTCCAAAGAACGAAAGCTGACTGCTGTCCATGACTCGAGCCTCGTGACTGATGACTCTGTGATTGGTCCTCTCTGTGTTGCCGTTATATAGGACTACCTGGTGGCGGTgtccctgcagcagcagcagggcggGGCCCCGGGGCCCCTCAGTGACCTGGAGTTGGCCCGACAGCTCCAACAGGAAGAAtaccagcaacagcagcagcaactacagcagcaacagcaacagcaaccaCAGCAACAACAAGGATCGCCTGCTGCAGCAACGCAGGTACAggtgtatctgaagtctcttttatatagaccttagtggtcccctaatactgtatctgaagtctcttttatatagaccttagtggtcccctaatactgtatctgaagtctcttttatatagaccttagtggccccctaatactgtatctgaagtctcttttatatagaccttagtggtcccctaatactgtatctgaagtctcttttatatataccctggtggtcccctaatactgtatctgaagtctcttttatagacaccttagtggtcccctatactgtatctgaagtctattttatatagaccttagtggccccctaatactgtatctgaagtctcttttatataggccttagtggtcccctaatactgtatctgaagtctcttttatatagaccttagtggccccctaatactgtatctgaagtctcttttatatagaccttagtggtcccctaatactgtatctgaagtctcttttatatagaccttagtggtcccctaatactgtatctgaagtctctttatataggccttagtggccccctaatactgtatctgaagtctctcttatatagaccttagtggtcccctaatactgtatctgaagtctctttatataggccttgagtcccctatactgtatctgaagtctcttttatatagaccttagtggtcccctaatactgtatctgaagtctcttttatatagaccttagtggtcccctaatactgtatctgaagtctcttttatatagaccttagtggccccctaatactgtatctgaagtctctcttatatagaccttagtggtcccctaatactgtatctgaagtcccagggctctgtttacacctatcaccatttctagccactgggggaccaatagacaggctgggggaactcatattaatttaaaaaatgccatgggacctttttaagatttaatattagtcagtgaaaatgagaataatgataaaaacacgatcattccctccaatatcgtgaatcatattgcaatcGCAATAGTAGTCAAAAATCATCCCactacatattttcctcatatggtgcagccctagcGTTCACACTGAGGTGTGTCCGTACAAATCTGGGCGGGCAGATTAGATAGTAAGATACGAATAGATTTGCACAGtttaaatatttgcaaaaaGGCCACAAAAACCTCGCAAGAATCGACCGAAACTTAGAAAGCAGCGCAAAAAGACTTGAAAAAAGGGACCTAAACAACACCGTATAAATACTCTGTTACGGTGCGTATTATTTGGTGCGattttaagagttttttttcctaaaatcTTCCGACTTTATTGCTTTAAATAAACCAACCAtgacctgttgttgttgttgttgttgtgtgtttgtgtagttgttgtcatggtgatgatgatgatgtcgttgttgttgtgtttgcaggtcagaggtcaggggtCACAGCAGGGCGGAGCGGGAGAAGAGAGAAGGACTCGGACTGTGTCGTCCTATAGActccttttattattattgtaatctattgagacacacacagacacacacacacatatatacacacagacacacagatatacacacacacagacagacagacagagacacacacacatagaaacacacagactcacacacacactcacacagacagacacagacttacacacacagacaaacagagacagacacacacacacacacacacagctcgaTGCCAAACCCCAGTGCTTTCTTTGATAAACAGTTTGTCTCAGACGTGATTCCGAGTTTTTGGAAAGTTTATAAGAAATGTGAGAAGGTCCCACAGAGTCTGGtggagcgcacacacacacacacacacacagacacacacacacacacacacacacacacacacacacacacacacacacacacacacacacacacacacacacacacacacacacacacacaggtaccgCTGTCTGATAGAAAGGTCTACGAGTCGCAACAAACAGCTTTATTAACGGCCAATAATTAATAATTCTCTAAAGCTTAACTGGTCCCAAATCATCCTTTTTAAGAAGAATAACTTCTGGGTGGACAGGCTGTGAGAAACTGACGAGTTAAGAGCTGAGAAATAATCCCAAATGATGCAGAATTAAGCAGAATTATCCacaaaagtttgtctgtatttgtgaCTGACCTATAAAGCATTAGGGGATATTTACTGGCTGTTAATATAGAGCTGATGGCGATGGTATCTCATATATCTATGAAGGGAAACTGTTGGAAAATCCGTTAACTTAAATCTGTATTTTATGTAAAATCTCTCTTTTCTGATTGGACCAGTTTCTCCAGTAAAGGTCCGACcggttctcactccgaactcgtcaAGATACGGACGCCAGTGTCTCTCGGCGTCGGATAGGACGCCAAAAATccactttttttaaaggtgttatatactatatatataataatccgatgaagtagctcatccaatcacatcgaagcattgacgtcaatgctgctgctgccagttctgccgttgtttacctttttcttcttcttcttctagtccgtagaaagatcagcgtcggtagcctttgctcgTTAGCGCCcccgctgttcaggagaagaccgCAACTTCATAAAAGCGATTtcaggaacacaccgacttattgggactttgtcttattcacagtaacccccagagttagacgagtccatacatacccttctcatctcagtgcgtgctgtaacgctgtctgacggctccaccggtagcctagcttagcacagatcatgaaggtaactggttccagtaatcatactgctccgaataagtgacaaaataacaccaacatgttcctatttacctgttgtgatttgtagagtcacagcgtgtacaaaaaacaaagtaacatgagacacagccatcttctaaccagtaaacaaaccgggaactatattctcaggcggaagaatagtcaaaaagtagggctgctccctcttggtggattagtcgactaatcggtggttttga
It includes:
- the mindy1 gene encoding LOW QUALITY PROTEIN: ubiquitin carboxyl-terminal hydrolase MINDY-1 (The sequence of the model RefSeq protein was modified relative to this genomic sequence to represent the inferred CDS: inserted 2 bases in 1 codon) — its product is MPAYYLVKWITWKEKKTPIITQSENGPCPLLAIMNTLFLRWKAKLPAQTEVVTTEDLMAHLGECVLSVTPREKANGMELNFQQNMSDAMAVLPKLSTGLDVNVRFTGVTDFEYTPECIAFDLLDIPLYHGWLVDPQSPEVVASVGKLSYNQLVEKIIDYKHSADSSRVSEGLVAEQFLESTATQLSYHGLCELNTTAKEGEISVFFRNNHFSTMIKHKGHLYLLVTDQGFLQEDSLVWESLHNVEGDGNFCDSDFRLCHXLQESAARAWHGQRQDQQRQIDQDYLVAVSLQQQQGGAPGPLSDLELARQLQQEEYQQQQQQLQQQQQQQPQQQQGSPAAATQVRGQGSQQGGARRREKDSDCVVL